Within the Melopsittacus undulatus isolate bMelUnd1 chromosome 5, bMelUnd1.mat.Z, whole genome shotgun sequence genome, the region AAGAGCCTTCATCCCTACCTATGGGGAGCTGGAATTCTGTTTTCCCAAGTTTGCCAGGGAGTgtttgttctcttcccttgctcccACAACGTGCTGGGTCAGTGCCCTGAACCATGGCTGTGAAAACAGGCCTGCAGCAGCTGTAAGGCGGGACCGGATCCACAGAAAAGCTATTGTCTGCAGAGACGCATTTGTCTCAAGACACTTGTGTATATTCCAGGCTTGggtttcccttttatttttgtaagagGAGAGACTGGAGCTGTGTGACTGTGTGGTTAAGGCTCGGTTCAGGCAAGGAATTAACTGTTTGTCGTTTCATTGgcattttcctgctgctggaaaaataaacagctgGAGCTCTTTAGTTGTGTTCTCAATGGAGCCTGGGAGAGGAATTCCATCAGTCAGATATTCATGAACCAACACATTTAATTAAGCTTTTCAAAGGGAAAGCACGGCTTAGCCGAGTTATTCCTGAAACCCCTGCAGTCTGCTGGCTGCTCAGTTAGAACCTGATCTCCAGCTTCCCCACATCTTGCTGCTACAGGGCAGCTTTTGGGGCCAGCAGGTGAGGAATCTCCTTACTCCGGTGGCAAGGTTAGGTGGGGAGAGCAGGAAGGTAAAGCATCTCCTCCTCACTGCAGGCACTCTGCCTTTTGGCAGCAGCAATCCAAACACGCTGATTCAGCTTTTCTCTGCGTCCCTTTTCATCTGTCAAACTTGAAGACCCTGTTGAAAACCATAAATTTCTCTTCTTGAGGAATGAGGTTGAGCTCTGTTTATTTGGCTGGCTTTGAGAGCATTTAGAGAGGCCAGCAGTGATTTTCAGGTGCTTTTCAGCAAATGCAAACATCAGAAACTCCATTCAAAACAAAAGGCGAAATACTCCCTCAGGCACATAAATTCAGGACTGATACTACCAACTGTGACAAGAACCTGAAGCAAGGCCCTTCCATCTGAAGGCAGATGATAGCTCTCATTTTCGGAGGCTTTATTTATAGGGGCCTcattggaagaaaataaacagttaTGGCccagaggaaaatgaatatgTTTTTTCTATGATATACTGGATGATTTAGAACTGAATCTGTGAAGGTCTGAAATGACAGCTCGCATCAAGCTCACCGTACCTTTACTAAGTGCTTTGGCACAGTAAGACTTGCACAAACGGGTCCTATTGTATTTCTTGGTAATCGCCTCTACCCGGTCCAGAATTCCTGGCTCTGGGAAGGATTTTACCAGAAGACAGCAAATCAGGTTTCAGGCCTTAAAACTCTGTGGTATTAAATTCACTTTTAATAAGTTGGCACTAACAGAGCTTAGAAACTCCTCAAAGCAAAAAGGGATCTGTTAAAATGATGAGGGGTGGGTTCAGTGTTCAGTAAAGTGAGGGAAATGATCATTATGGGTTTAAGGCAGTGCTGACTCACCACAGACAGCAAAGGGATAAAGCCCAGAATAAAAACTTGAGAGAACAACTTCAGTCTGATCAAATCCCACAGCTCTTGCAGCATATGCTGCTGCTGGACAAAGAGAAAGGGTCTGAATTTGCACAACAGGATCTCCATGAATACACATCCATCAGCACTTGCCATCTGAACTCCCACCATTCACTGACAGTAAAAAAGcttgtccttttttccccttcatttgcAATGTGCTGTGTTCCCCTTCCCAGCAGATTAACAGCAGAAACTCCATTGAGCAGGGGAAGGCAGCCAAATCCATTGCAGGTTAGCAGGGATCTTTGGAGCTCACAGCTTGGGGTCCCTGTGCAAACCAGGAAGCTCTATATTGGCTTCTGCATTGGCCTAAATCCCTTGGCTTTGGAGGATAACTAAAAACCACTAGATAGCTTCCAGGGTACCGCTGGTTGCACTTAAAAACTCAGCTGAGACACTGCAAGGGCTAATGTTGGAGGCACTAGTCATGTTTGGCATAGAGAAAGCTTACTGTTACACACTGCTCACTCTGAAATCACCCTCCTGGCTTGTACCTTGAGGAGACAATTTTCTGGTGCAGTGAGTTGCAGCAGCTCATACTATCCCCTGGAATTTGGCATCCATATGCCAGGGAAGAGTTACCCCATCTTTGGCTTTTTTACTCCAAAGAGTTTGGTGGATGCCAAGCAAACCTGTCAAGGAGATTAAAGCTATAGCTTTGCATCAGTAAGTAGCATTGATTTCAAATGGGGCTCAAATTTGGAGACAGGGAGGAGTGGATAAGGAGGCAGGGGTCACCCACAGGTGAATGTAACAGGATGAATGTGTCAGCAGTAGAGCTAGGCCATATTGAACTGCAAGAAAATCCAAACAGCACATCAGGGCTAGGGCTGGAGCACACACATTCCTCTTGCATGGGTCATCACTTCCACCAGCTGTGCTCCAGGCACTCATGTGAACAGATGAAGGTGAGGTGGGCATACTCAGGGGGGCTCTGAGATGAGAGGAGCAGCATGACCATGGATGCTTTGTTGATGGGGGGCCTTGGTTGAAGGCCATGGCAAGTTTCAGTGAGAGCTACCCCATAGCTGTGCTGGGAGAGTTTGATCACAGCCAGAATCCATTTGCCTTTCcccaggaggcagagctggagcgCCTGGAGAGAGAGTTTGCCATTCAGTCCCAGATCACAGAGGCTGCCCGGCGCCTGGCCAGTGACCCAAATGTCAGCaagaagctgaagaagcagaggaagacaTCCTACCTGAATGCACTGAAGAAGCTGCAGGAAATTGAGAACGCCATCAATGAGTATCGCATCAAGTCTGGGAAGAAGCCAACCCAGAGAGCCTCCCTGATCATAGATGGTAAGTGGGACAGTGAGACAGCACCCACGGCATCACAGGAGGGTCTGTGGAGAGCAGGGAGCAAAATCTTTGCTTTGAAgcacagatcatagaatcacagaatggtttgagttggaaaggatcttaaggtcatccagtttcaaccccctgccatgggcagggatgcctcacactaaaccatgtcacccaaggctctgtccaattCTGTCTTGAATgctgcagagatggagcatttaccacttccttgggcaacctggtccagtgcctcaccaccctcacagtaaagaacctcttccttttatctaacctaaacttcccctgtttaagttttaacccatcaccccttgtcctgtcactacagtccctaatgaagagtccctctccagcatccctatagcccccttcagatactggaaggctgctatgaggtctccacgcagccttcccttctccaggctgaacagccccaactttctcagcctatcttcatacagcaggtgctccagtcccctgatcatcctccatccctcctctgtCTGGAGGACTCTGCAGGTGCTGTCCTCTCCCATCCTGCATGCTGTGCACTGGGGATGTGCTGGTTCACAGCACAAGGAGCAGTGTCATGCTGCAGAGTACAAACCTGCCATGAAAGCAGACTGTGATCCCTTTGTTCACCTATAACATCACTGTGTTAACATCTCCTCCAGAGTGGTGCTGTACAAATACAATCAATGTTCACAGATTGGGGTGAGCTGTCTGGCTGAAAGGCATCTGTACAATCAAAGTGTGGCAGTGTCATTGCTGtgttcaaatgcttttttttttcctttctaattttttctttacaatggAATTCTCAGAGCACTTCATGGATTACTGGGTTGTTGATTGGTTTTTCATGAAATCCATTAACTTGCTGCTGTGGTTCTTTCTCCCCTTGATGATTTTGCCCTTTCCCTTTGACTTGCAGAGCttttctctgtgcctctgtAGCAGGAACTGAGATTAGAGCTGCTGCATTTGTGACCTGGGTACCAAGTTACACCACAGTCAGGGATAACAGGCAGCCAGGAGGACACAGGATGGGGAAGGCAGCTCAGTGTGTGCATGACAAGGATAtgagagctgctcctgctgctacAGAGGATGCTCAGAAAGCATTTCCCTGAATTACACAAAACTGGTACCTAGTGTGAGCCTTTAGTTAGCAACAGGATGATCATTTTAAGAAGGTGGGGATTAAACGCAGAGTCCTTAAGGCCTGGGATAGAAATCTTTTCAATGGTACCGTACCATTTTGCATCCACTGGGGATGTCTTAATCCTCATTAAATTTGTCAGCCTGCTAGTGAGAGGCCTGGCCTGCACCTCTGCTCTTGGGGACTGAGAGTGCTGAGTCAGTTCATAGGAATCTTGCCCCTCAGCtatgggaggaggaggatgtgtgTGACTGCTTAAGGCTCAGACTCAGTGGACAAAGATCACAGTGCAGTTCAGAAGTCACAGTGATTCTTGAGTTTGGGATTgggctgaaagggaccttaaagctcctccagctccaacccctgccacaggcagggacaccttccactagagcaggttgctccaagcccctgtgtccaacctggccttgaacactgccagggatggggcagccacagcttctctgggcaccctgtgccagcgcctcagcaccctcacagggaagagcttctgcctaagagctcatctcaatctcccaTCTGACTATCTAATATCCAATATTTCCTAATGTGAccatctttgtattttcttcccttcagaaggaaacattgccagtgaagacagCTCCCTCTCAGATGCCCTTGTTCTCGAGGATGGTACGTTTCTGCTGTATGTTCTAgagggcaggaaggaaaaagggaaggatgTGTGAGCTCCTGATTGACACTCAAAAGGAGGAACTGTTCTGTGTAATAATCCATGCAAAAATCCCAGTATCAAAACTGCTTGGTTTCTTCCAACTCTACCTTGTAGCCAGACACCAAGCCTGGAGCAGTGAATATTGCTGCTGAATTGAATCTGAATTCTTTCAGAAGACAGTCCCAGAATCCCCCTTATTTCCTCTTAATGTTGCAGCTTTTTTAATGCATTGCACACTCTTGTTGGCCATCCCTTCCCAGAATGGGAATGCCAGCTGGTACGCTACTAACAGCTGGGTCTCCAGGTTGCTCCTGAGTGCAGCCAGGGGAAGCAGTGTGAGGAAGCAGGTTCAGAAAGTGTTGTGCTGCCGCTGCAGGTATCACACAGCCATCAcctttctcccttcttctcTCCACAGAGGACTCTCAGGTCACCAGCACAATCTCCCCTCTCCAGTCCCCACACAAAGGACTCCCTCCCCGGCCTCCCTTGCACAACAGGCCGCCCCCCCCACAGTCGCTGGAAGGCCTCCGCCAGATGCATTACCACCGCAACGACTACGACAAGTCCCCCATCAAACCCAAGATGTGGAGCGAGTCATCCTTGGATGAGCCCTATGAGAAGGTCAAGAAGCGCTCCTCACACAGTCATTCCAGGTGAGCCAGTTACTTTGAGGTTCCATTCCAGAGATATCCTCTGCTTTCACAGGGGATGGGTGTGAGCTCTGTCAAACTTCCCAAAGCCATCCCATGCCAAAAGGAGGTTTTCAGGTGGTTTGGCCAATAGGTATGTCATATTCATATCTTGATGTTACTGTAGAAACCATTTAGAAAGGAAGGATGGTGGATCTTCTGAGGACTTTGACAGGGCTTGGCCTTGACCTCTGGCTAATGCAGAAGCACAATGTCTGGGATGCAGCACCAGCTGCCCCAACTCCTGCTCCCCCCCACAAGACCACAGGCACATGCCTGAGATCTAGAAAGAGGTGTGGGAGCCCTTTTCCCCCCATCCATGCCTGGAAACTGACACAAGGTGTTTGCTCTGCAGCAGTCACAAGCGGTTTCCCAGTACCGGGAGCTGTGCtgaggcaggagggagcagctcGCTGCAGAACAGCCCCATCCGGAGCCTTCCCCACTGGAATTCCCAGTCCAGCATGCCATCGACGCCGGATCTACGGGTACGCAGTCCACACTACGTCCACTCCACACGGTAAGTCTTCTCTCACCTTACCTGGAATAAATGTTCTTGGCTTCATCCTTCCCCTAGGATATGAATTAATTCCCAgttcaggaaaggaaataaaccagTCCTGTTCATGTACTGTTGCTGCCAGTAAGGAATCTTTCCTGAACTGAGAGAGCCTGAAATCACATCAGCATGATCCTGCCCCTCATCACTTCCAACCTTTTCTTCCAATGGGACCTTTCATCTCAGGGACTGTTTATAGGTGCTCCAAACCCCACACCACTTTTCAAAGGGTTATGGAGCTACTGGTAAACTCTGCAGTAAATTCCTCCATGGATCCCTGAAGAGAACATGTTGTTTCCTGTCCGATACAAACTGTAGTGTATAGTGCTAGTTCTCTCTCATAGAGAAAATGTTGGCATGCGTGTGTACTTGTGTGGAGAGAGAGCCTGTGTAAAGTGATCCACCCAAGGATCCAGGTGGCACTGGAATGAGCCCAGGGTTGACAAAGGAAAGAGCTGAAGAGTGTAAGGGATGTGATTTGGTGTGCATGGCCCAATTTGAGTCCAGTTTTCATCAGGATTTCTACAAAGTGTTCAGCTTCATTGCTGTTTTGCTCTTGTAACAAATCCCATGGAcactgcaggaagcagagctgagccAAAGCTGTGTGTTGTTAGGTACCCTGCCCTAAGGGGAAGTGCTCCCATCATTCAGCTCAGCATAAATCAAGAGTCATGCCAACACATCAGCCTTGGGCAGAGACAATACAAGGCATTAGGACCCTGGGTTAAGTGTGTTAGAAGTGCTTGTCTGAGAGTACCTTTCACAAGTGCAATGTTTGTTAACACTGGAGCCACACTGCATGAGAAACAAGCCTGGAACGAGGCTTGATAAGCGGCCTTGACCGGGTAGGGACCATTTCGGTGTTTGAAATAACCACTGCCTGCTCTGTGGTTCATTCATGAACTGTATGTCCCAGCCTTGGCCATCCATCACGCCAGTGTGTGGCTCGTTGCAGGGTGTTCCTGCTCCCTGAACAGATGGCTGAAGCTCTGCAAACAGCTGGGGTGAATAGAGACCACCCAGACTTGGCCATGAATCAAGCCTGTAAGCTGTGATTTGGGGTGGTTGCCTGAAGGGGCCATCACCCAGTAGCAGTCCTACACATGCTACCCATGGCTGGGCCCCAGTAAAACCGAACTGCCCAACAGAGCCCAACTTTTTCAGTGACCAGGGTAGAAATCACTGCATTCTGGGCTAAGTATTGGCTgtctctgtctgtctgtctcacATCAGGTGGATTGTACCTGTGCAGAGCATTCAAAGGCTACTTGTGAGGGAATCCCACCTTTGAGGCtaaagttttggggtttgcaGAGCTGGAGTGAGGTGAACCTAGTacacagggatggggctgaTCCAAACAGCTCTGCCACGGGGCCACACCAGCAAAGCTGGGGCTTGAGGTTCCCCATTTTCCCTTCAGATTGGGTCTCTCCCAGGGTGGCAAGCCACAGAGGAATTGTGCTGGGCAAGGGTATGTCCCATATGGTGCTGCAGACTGAATGATACCACCAAAGAGATTGGAGAGGAACAGGAATAGGACCTAATCACTCCAaaccctgcagcagggaagcaacttgctttgcaggcagcagccccacacAGTGCTGGGCAGGGGTGCAGGTTCTCCATGCCCTCAGAGTCCATTGCCTGTGAAGCTTGTCTTGTGTGCAGAAGGGGATGGGGAGTGCTCTGTCCTGTTGACTTACCAGCCTGGATTTCTTTCTTGCAGGTCAGTAGACATCAGCCCAACCAGACTGCACAGCTTAGCTCAGCACTTTAGACACCGGAGCTCTAGTTTGGAGTCGCAAGGCAAGCTCCTTGGCTCTGAAAATGAGACAGGGAGCCCTGATTTCTACACCCCAAGGACTCGTAGCAGTAACGGCTCTGACCCCATGGACGACTGCTCTTCCTGCACCAGCCATTCCAGCTCTGAGCACTACTACCCCGCTCAGATGAACCCCAACTACTCCACCCTGGCAGAGGATTCCCCATCGAAAGCCAGAGAGCGGCAGAGGCAAAGGCACAAATCAGCAGGCAACCTGGTCTCTTCCAATTCAGGGAGTATGCCCAACCTGGCTGCAAGGAACGGGACGGGACACCACCGTGTGTACCTGCACAGCCAGAGTCAACCCTCCTCCCAGTACAGGATCAAAGAATATCCCCTGTACATTGAGGGCAGCTCCACACCCGTGGTGGTGCGGAGCCTGGAGAACGACCAGGAGGGACACTACAGCGTGAAAGCACAATTCAAAACCTCCAACTCCTACACGGCAGGGGGGATGTTTAAGGAGAACTGGCATGGGGATGAAGTGGACTCTGTCAGGCTCACCCCTTCCCGCTCCCAAATCATAAGGACTCCATCTCTGGGCAGGGAGGGCCACGAGAAAGGCTCGGGTAGGACTGCGGTGTCGGATGAGCTGCGGCTCTGGTACCAGCGGTCCACGGCGTCCCACAAGGAGCACAGCCGCCTCTCGCACACAAGCTCCACCTCCTCGGACAGCAGCTCCCAGTACAGCACATCTTCACAAAGCACCTTTGTGGCGCACAGCCGGGTCACGAGAATGCCTCAGATGTGTAAAGCAACATCAGGTGAGAGCCCAGCCTGGGCAAAGTGGAGGGAtacagggaaagttcaggttagatataaagaggaagttcttccctgtgagggtgctgaggcactggcacagggtgcccagagaagctgtggctgccccatccctggcagtgttcaaggccaggttggacacaggggcttggagcaacctgctctagtggaaggtgtccctgtctgtggcaggggttagaGCTGGgtgattttaaggtcccttccagcccaagccattctgtgattctatgattcatgcTGCATGGGTTCATGCTGGAGAACAAAGCAAGACCATAGCACATTATCTGGCCTTCACATGCTGCTCACCAAGCCTGTAGGCGTAAGACCGGGGGCAAGCCTTGTCCAACACACTCATCAGGTGGGAATTCTTTCCATGCAAATCATCACTTTGCAATGATGGGCTCAAAAGACACCGAGGGACCAAAGCCGTGTTGTTATCAAGTGTCTCCTCAGCACGCAGCTGGGTTCTGGGTGATGGCAGTAGCAGCCAAACATGGAGAAACCATGAGTGGGGCGTCACTCTTAGTAACCACAGTGAGGAGAGTGATGCAGCAAGTGAGGGCTCAGCACAGACCAGGAGACTTCATGTCCTTGGTGAAATACCAAAAGCATGAGGAAGGTAAAGTGGGGAGCATTCCAGCCCCTCCACCCCCAGTGAAAATGCTTGAGCAATGACATCTCTGTGCACTGCGGGACTTGGCTTTCCcttgcagctccagcagctctgctgataGCATCCTGCAATTCAGAGCACTTTAGTTTGTGCAGTGTTGTGCCCATCGGGCAGGTACAGAGctctgcacagctctgtgctgttaATATTAAATGGTGAGAAAACAGCCAAATTAATTAAGCTGAGGAGGCCACCGTGTGCTATGAAACAGCCCAAGGTTAAATATTTACTGGCCATCAGTCATTGCTGGACAAGCCAGTTTGGACACATCAAGGATTTGCTAAAACCCCAAATCCAGCCCCATGTGTGCACTCAGAGAGGAGGTTTGACACCAGGCTCCTCATGGGCGTGAGAAGGGCTGATTTATGTGTGATGCCAACACTTGTAGGAGGCTCAGATGTGGACCAAGACACAGTCCAGTAGCTGCTGTAACCATCCTGTGTCTCCATATGAAAATCTGTCTTCCCCTCTTTTATGAATGAGCATTTCTCTTCCacccagcagcagaaaatgcttGAACATAGGAAAGCTTTGCCTTGCTTAGCTTTGGAAACTATATCAGTTCAGTGAGGTAATGTAGGGGGGTTTAGGGGCAAGCATGTAAAAGCTGCTGTCAAGCAGCCCATTCCCCCACCCAGCTGGGTCTTTAAACCTAAATGTGATACCTGGGCAGCACAGTGGTGAATGTGCTCAGTAGTCACAGCTTGTGGTGACCAGCTGGCAGGTAGATGATTGCATTCAGTGTCCAGTTAGAGCTATGGGAGGATACTGAGCTCCTGGGCTGTCAGCTCCAAGGAGCAATTAGAGTTTGGTTTTCCCTTTGAGTGTCATTTGGTAGCAGGTAAAGAATTTTACAGCACACAAGGGGCTGCCAAGTAGAAACAGCCATAATTTTAGCTGATGAGCCCTAGCCAATAAGTCTCCTGGACTGCACACTGTCCTTCAGCAAGTCATACTTCTAGGCATATATTAAATTTGGAGGGTCATCCCTGTATGGATttgagaggaggaagaaagattGGTGAGGTGGACTCCTCCAAGAACCATTGCCAATGGCACATTTTTAGTCCAGTTTGTTTCCATCTTTGTTGAAGACGAACCTTCCTCTGGTCCATAGCAGTAGCATCAGCAAAACCCAGCTTCAGTTTTCTATGCACAGTGAAAGGCAGTTGTAGCTTTTGCAGTCTTCAGAGGTGTCGCCCTCCTTTGCAGATGAAGCAGTGTCCTTGTCCATCCTGTCACAGGGACACAGAGCATCTCCCATCACCAAGGGAAGCAGAACAGGCTCCTCCATCTCCCATGGAGATGTGCAGCAAAACCCATTAGCTTTCATGCTGGGACAAGCGTGGTGCTTCCCAGGCAGGCTCAGGAGAGTCTGGGCGGTTGCACACAGGCTGAAACAAAGCattcctgcagagctgaggatgGATCCAGCCATGACCCGCAGCAGTGTCAGCAGTAGGCtggctgctcctgtgctgtgtTTGGGATGAGGTCTGACTCCCAGGCAGTGTCTGCTCACAGCCAGACATGTTCCTGCGGGTCTGACCACCCTGACCCTCGCGCCCTCACCtcactgcttcttttcctgCCCCCTTGGGTTGTTTTCCAGCTGCCTTACCTCACAGCCAGAGGAGTTCGACGCCATCGAGTGAGCTAGCAGCCACGCCGCCGGGCAGCCCGCACCACATCCTCGCATGGCAGACCGGGTGAGTGTCCATGCCATTGGGTTAAACACCTCACCTCAGTGCCACACTAGCACAGGAACAGCACACACATGGGGAGCATCTTCCAGGTCCTCCATAGCCTGCACGTCTGCACAGAGCATTCCCAGTTAACATCCAGAGTGGTGGAGCTGTAGTTCAGGCTGACCAAGACACAACcgtgccagcagcactgctccgAGCAGTGCCAGATCCACAGGGAAAGAAGCCTTGCAGGTTCTTCCTGCTTGGGCAGTCTCCTTCCTCCAGTCTTCCTATGTTGAAATAGCCAATCTTTCCTGTAGCAACCATCCCACTGTCTGTGCAGACCCAGAGGATCTTTGTTGGAAAGGCAGGGTTAGGTGCCTGCCATACCTGTGTCTAGTTTTTCCACTAGGTTTTCCCTAGCAGTGCATCTTCATGACTATAAAGTGCACCTTTTTTCAGCTACCACTAACTTTACCATGAGTGAGTTACTCCATGCAGGTAGCCATTACTCACATAAATACAGTAACTGGGTTATTTGGCACCTCTTTGTGAGGCAGGGAGTTCCAGGTGTAAGCAAAGAGCATTCTGTAAGCACCCATGGGTATTCTGCAGCAAGCTCCAGTAATTCTGGCCTGCCACATGAAATAAAGATCATTTCCAGATCCCCTCCAAGTCAGCACCTCCCAGATTTTTGCACCTAAATGGAGTTTGGTGAGATCAGCTATAAAGTTTCAGACTACAGCCTCAAAATACCACGTCCTTGAATAGGAAACCAGGTACGATTCCCTGAGCTGTTACCTACCGGTCCCGATTCACATTACAAACATTTCACTGTGCAGCCACTGGAAAATCTCATACTCCTTAATTTCTTCTGGTCACCTGTGACCGAGTTTGAACTCTGGTTTCACTCCAGCACTGCTTGTGACTGCGCTGTAAAATGGAGATGAGGAGCACCATAACCACAACGCACTTAGGCCTACCTTGGATTTTGATATCCAGCCTCACATGGGCTTTGCATGAGCTTCCAGCTTTAGAACAGGAGCATTTTCCTGGCCCCATTTCACAAAAGGCCAAGGGATCACAAGACAGGCAAATGGCAGTTCTCTTCACTGTACACTGAAGTTTCCACTGTGAAGGGTTTGAGTCTAGACTCAAATCTCAGTCTCCATCCCAATCCTAACTCCTCTAAGTATCAACATAATGCTCATCAGTAAAACTGGTGAGCAGCCAGCTGAGaaatctgtttggaaaaatCCCAACTCCCATTTTTCCTCTCAAGAAAACTCCTGCACTACATATCCCATAGCAAAAACGAATCAAGCCAAATTCCCAGCTGGTGAAAGTGAAGTTATCTTAGATTTATAGCTTTGCACCAACAACCAGCGCAAACAGAGCTGGAGACAAATCAGCACTTACTTCATGCCTGAGCATAATACCCTAGTTATGAATTCAGGTCCAGGTTGCTGTTAGATGCACAACAGAAAGTGCAGGAGCTGGCTGTGCCCTCCCAGCACGACCCAGACAGATTGACACTTCTCCCCAACATGCTTTTGTGTCACTAACTCTTTCTAAAGATGAGTCATTAACTTGTTTCCCCACTGGATTAATAAGCTCGTAACAATGCCTGTGTCACTTCTTCTCTTAAcatttcctctctcctctttccttcctttttcgCTCTCCTTTGTTCAGAGAAGCAACAGACAACTCACCCACTATGGATGAGTCTCAGTCTCCAACCCACCAAAGTACTGATGAATAGAGGTATAGTAAGGGGACGTTTTGTTCTTTCATCCTCCTGCCTTACAGTCCGTGAACACAGTGCGAATAACCGGCATCCCGCTGTCCCAGAGGAGCAGCCCTTGTGGTTGTGTCCCTGCTTGTTTGGCAACGAGGCTTCCTTCAGCCCTGGGAAGAACAACTTGAAAGCATCTCCATGCCCTCTCTGTGCCTTTTCAGCAAGTTTGTGGCTGTGGTGCTCTTT harbors:
- the FRMD4A gene encoding FERM domain-containing protein 4A isoform X4 encodes the protein MEGLLSPMRTKMTEGRRCQVHLLDDRKLELLVQPKLLAKELLDLVASHFNLKEKEYFGIAFTDETGHLNWLQLDRRVLEHDFPKKSGPVVLYFCVRFYIESISYLKDNATIELFFLNAKSCIYKELIEVDSEVVFELAAYILQEAKGDFSSNEVVRNELKKLPALPTPALKEHPSLAYCEDRVIEHYKKLNGQTRGQAIVNYMSIVESLPTYGVHYYAVKDKQGIPWWLGLSYKGIFQYDYHDKVKPRKIFQWRQLENLYFREKKFSVEVHDPRRASVTRRTFGHSGIAVHTWYACPALIKSIWAMAISQHQFYLDRKQSKSKIHAARSLSEIAIDLTETGTLKTSKLANMGSKGKIISGSSGSLLSSGSQESDSSQSAKKDMLAALKSRQEALEETLRQRLEELKKLCLREAELTGKLPREYPLDPGEEPPIVRRRIGTAFKLDEQKILPKGEEAELERLEREFAIQSQITEAARRLASDPNVSKKLKKQRKTSYLNALKKLQEIENAINEYRIKSGKKPTQRASLIIDEGNIASEDSSLSDALVLEDEDSQVTSTISPLQSPHKGLPPRPPLHNRPPPPQSLEGLRQMHYHRNDYDKSPIKPKMWSESSLDEPYEKVKKRSSHSHSSSHKRFPSTGSCAEAGGSSSLQNSPIRSLPHWNSQSSMPSTPDLRVRSPHYVHSTRSVDISPTRLHSLAQHFRHRSSSLESQGKLLGSENETGSPDFYTPRTRSSNGSDPMDDCSSCTSHSSSEHYYPAQMNPNYSTLAEDSPSKARERQRQRHKSAGNLVSSNSGSMPNLAARNGTGHHRVYLHSQSQPSSQYRIKEYPLYIEGSSTPVVVRSLENDQEGHYSVKAQFKTSNSYTAGGMFKENWHGDEVDSVRLTPSRSQIIRTPSLGREGHEKGSGRTAVSDELRLWYQRSTASHKEHSRLSHTSSTSSDSSSQYSTSSQSTFVAHSRVTRMPQMCKATSAALPHSQRSSTPSSELAATPPGSPHHILAWQTGSYNDSCFLDSPLYPELADVQWYGQEKAKPGTLV